One genomic window of Bradysia coprophila strain Holo2 chromosome X unlocalized genomic scaffold, BU_Bcop_v1 contig_220, whole genome shotgun sequence includes the following:
- the LOC119069032 gene encoding uncharacterized protein LOC119069032: MDENPSHYQYLVGDFNAKLGKREEDSEVSIGNFSYDRRNERGETLLNFLQQHNLFAMISFFAGKPQRKWTWASPDGVTKNEIDYIITNCKSTVKNVTVLNRFTTGSDHRMVRAKVMLNTRFQRAKMIKKKEGIDAQRLYTQNEEFAAKMTAELDDVNNQYETLDELNSKIVETIMGFMESKCKSVQMKESKLSRETLDLIACRVQLIKDGKRDSIEYQDLTKIINKAVKSDLRKYNVQLAQNTIEANCNMKVLRSKMTNAKKEIFKLRDKTGTIQTDRNAILNIAKEFYEDLFSSVRPDPTNTNEDRPIIRNVGSEDMPDITIDEVHAAVAEMKNKKSPGEDGVPVEAIKLGGDSLLGLY, from the exons ATGGATGAAAACCCTTCACACTACCAGTATTTAGttggtgatttcaatgcgaagctaggaaaacgagaagaagattccgaagtttctattggcaATTTCAGCTACGACCGAAGAAACGAACGAGGAGAAACTTTACTCAAtttcctacagcaacacaatttattcgcaatgatttcattttttgcaggaaaacCTCAACGCAAATGGACTTGGGCAAGTCccgatggtgtaacgaaaaatgagattgaCTACATCATAACGAACTgcaagtcaaccgttaagaacgttacggtcctaaaccgCTTTACGACTGGTAGTGACCATAGAATGGTGCGTGCAAAAGTCATGCTGAACACTCGCTTTCAAAGAGCAAAGATGATAAAGAAAAAGGAAGGGATTGATGCACAAAgactttacacacaaaatgaagaatttgcagCAAAAATGACTGCTGAGTTAGACGATGTAAACAACCAATacgaaacattggacgaattgaacaGCAAAATAGTAGAAACGATAATgg gtttcatggaatcaaaatgcaaatccgtccaaatGAAAGAGTCGAAACTCAGTAGAGAAACTCTTGATCTGATCGCATGCCGAGTACAGTTGATAAAAGACGGAAAAAGAGATTCAATAGAATACCAGGACttgacaaaaattatcaacaaaGCGGTGAAATCAGatctaagaaaatataatgtccaactGGCTCAAAACACAATTGAAGCTAATTGCAACATGAAGGTCCTACGGTCAAAAATGACGAACGCAaagaaagaaatcttcaaattacgagacaaaacaggaacaattcaaacggatcgaaatgcgatattaaatatcGCAAAGGAATTTTACGAAGATTTATTCTCATCAGTTCGACCAGATCCGACGAATACCaacgaagatagaccaataataagaaatgtaGGATCGGAAGATATGCCTGACATAACTATTGATGAAGTACATGCTGCAGTAGCCGAAATGaagaacaaaaagtctcccggtgaagatggtgttccagtggaagccattaaactaggtggcgACTCATTATTGGGT CTATACTag